In the Anguilla anguilla isolate fAngAng1 chromosome 7, fAngAng1.pri, whole genome shotgun sequence genome, one interval contains:
- the lrrc4.2 gene encoding leucine-rich repeat-containing protein 4.2 produces the protein MCDLQEKTNKKGLLRTREVTVSRTWNAALLFVVYLMVRAWSLCAASSAAVPHTCPAVCSCSNQLGKVVCTRRGLTRVPPGIPPNARHLNLMENSIELIQADTFRNLRHLEVLQLGRNAIRQIEVGAFNGLSSLNTLELFDNRLTVIPSGAFEYLSKLRELWLRNNPVESIPFYAFNRVPSLMRLDLGELRKLEYISDGAFEGLHNLKYLNLRMCNLREIPLLGPLVALEELEVSENHFPVIRPRSFRGLRTLKKLWIMNAQVRLIERNAFDDLTALVELNLAHNNLSALPHGLFAPLRHLAELHLHHNPWSCDCEAVWLAGWVRERIASNSTCCGRCHTPAHMRGRYLVEVEPSGYRCSAPFISDAPRDLNISVEREAELRCRTSPMWSVRWLLPNGTIVTHGSSQPRMVVLSDGTLNLSNVLPGDKGTYICMVANAAGSSNASAYLNVSGGELNTSNLSYFTTVTVETLSPTAKPGRPGPAPVKPKAPNSPAVTASPSVFQPAFISTPTVLLHSTQPPVAPSGPAPSPGPTAKGTGKLPDSIDEVMKTTKIIIGCFVAVTLLAAIMLIVFYKLRKRHQQRSTVGAARTIEIIQVDEDIPPPASAGAATASIPGEGAVLPPAVREHNSTFKPTYSTYTPARSSPWTEYSLCNSLHRSRPREITTVPDTFSLKTNTKDRVQETQI, from the exons ATGTgcgatttacaagaaaaaacaaacaaaaaaggactTCTCAGAACTCGAGAG GTAACTGTGTCCCGTACCTGGAACGCCGCCCTGCTTTTTGTGGTCTACCTGATGGTGCGAGCGTGGAGTCTGTGCGCCGCCTCGTCGGCCGCCGTGCCGCACACCTGTCCCGCCGTCTGCTCCTGCAGTAACCAGCTCGGCAAGGTGGTGTGCACCCGCCGCGGACTGACCCGCGTGCCGCCGGGGATACCGCCCAACGCCCGCCACCTCAACCTGATGGAGAACTCCATCGAGCTGATCCAGGCCGACACCTTTCGGAACCTGCGGCACCTGGAGGTTCTGCAGCTGGGCCGGAACGCCATCCGGCAGATCGAGGTGGGGGCCTTCAATGGCCTGTCCAGCCTCAACACCCTGGAGCTCTTCGACAACCGGCTGACGGTCATCCCCAGCGGGGCCTTCGAGTACCTGTCCAAGCTGCGCGAGCTGTGGCTCCGGAACAATCCGGTGGAGAGCATCCCGTTCTACGCCTTCAACCGCGTGCCGTCGCTCATGCGCCTGGACCTGGGCGAGCTGAGGAAGCTGGAGTACATCTCGGATGGCGCCTTCGAGGGGCTCCACAACCTCAAGTACCTGAACCTGAGGATGTGCAACCTGCGCGAGATTCCCCTGCTGGGCCCCCTGGTggcgctggaggagctggaggtgtCGGAGAACCACTTCCCGGTGATCAGACCCCGGTCGTTCCGGGGCCTCCGAACGCTGAAAAAACTCTGGATAATGAACGCGCAGGTGAGGCTGATCGAGCGCAACGCCTTCGACGACTTGACGGCCCTGGTGGAGCTCAACCTGGCCCACAACAACCTCAGTGCCCTGCCACACGGCCTCTTTGCCCCCTTGAGGCACCTGGCGGAACTGCACCTGCACCACAACCCCTGGAGCTGCGACTGCGAGGCCGTGTGGCTCGCCGGGTGGGTGCGGGAGCGCATCGCCTCCAACTCCACCTGCTGCGGCCGCTGCCACACCCCGGCCCACATGCGCGGCCGCTACCTGGTGGAGGTGGAGCCCAGCGGGTACCGTTGCTCCGCCCCGTTCATCAGCGACGCCCCCAGGGACCTGAACATTTCGGTGGAACGGGAGGCGGAACTCAGGTGTCGAACGTCCCCTATGTGGTCCGTCCGGTGGCTGCTGCCCAACGGGACCATCGTGACCCACGGTTCCAGCCAACCGCGGATGGTGGTGCTGAGCGACGGGACTCTGAACTTGTCCAATGTCCTGCCGGGCGACAAGGGCACCTACATCTGCATGGTGGCCAATGCCGCGGGCAGCTCCAACGCCTCGGCCTACCTGAACGTCAGCGGCGGAGAGCTCAACACCTCCAACCTAAGCTACTTCACCACCGTCACCGTGGAGACGCTGAGCCCCACGGCCAAGCCCGGCCGCCCCGGCCCTGCCCCCGTCAAGCCCAAAGCGCCCAACTCGCCGGCGGTGACTGCCTCCCCCTCCGTTTTTCAGCCCGCCTTTATCTCCACGCCAACCGTCCTCCTCCACAGCACCCAACCCCCCGTCGCgccctccggccccgcccccagccctggCCCCACGGCCAAGGGCACGGGGAAGCTGCCCGACAGCATCGACGAGGTGATGAAGACGACCAAGATCATCATCGGCTGCTTCGTGGCGGTGACCCTGCTGGCCGCGATCATGCTGATCGTCTTCTACAAACTGCGCAAGAGACACCAGCAGCGGAGCACGGTGGGGGCCGCCAGGACCATAGAGATCATACAGGTGGACGAGGACATCCCCCCTCCGGCCTCGGCGGGCGCCGCCACCGCCAGCATACCCGGGGAGGGCgcggtgctgccccctgctgtccggGAGCACAACAGCACCTTCAAACCCACCTATAGCACCTACACACCAGCGCGTTCCTCACCCTGGACTGAGTACAGCCTGTGCAACTCGCTCCATCGATCCAGACCCAGAGAAATCACCACTGTCCCTGACACCTTCAGCTTAAAGACTAACACCAAGGACAGGGTGCAGGAGACACAAATATGA